GCCGCGGCCCGACACCTCCTCGAGCGTTACGGTCGTGACGTTATCGCCCTCGAGCCCCTCGCCGCCGGCAGCGTGAACTCGAACTTCCGCATCACCACCAGCAGCGGGGAGGTGCTCTTCGCGCGCATCTACGAGGAGGCGGACGAGCTTGGTGCGCGGGCGGAGCTCTTGCTCCTCGACGAGCTGTCCCAAGCGGGCGTGCCCACCGTTCGCGCTATCCGCACGGGCGGGGGGGACGCGTTCTGCATGCACGAAAACAAGCCCTTCTCCGTCTACCCCTGGGTGGAGGGGCACATCCGCTGCCAAGCCACCGTGAGCGAAGCGGACGCTCTTCGCGTGGGCGCCGCACTGGCCCGCGTGCATTCCACCGACGTCCGCCGTATTCCGGCGGGGCGTTTCGGTCTCGGCGACCTCCGGCGTCGTCTGGAGCGGATCGAGCGCGACGCTCCGGAGTATCGCTCGGACGTGCGCTTCATTCGCGAGCGTCTGGCTCACTACGAACGCCTGCGGGAACCATCCTTGCCGGCGGGCTTGATCCACGGCGATCTGTTCCGAGACAACGTCCTGTTCGGTTCCGATGGCATCGTCGCGCTCCTCGATTTCGAGAGCGCATGCCATGGGCCGTTCGTCTACGACTTGATGGTGACCGTGGAAGCTTGGTGCTACTCGGACGGCTTCCAGGACCGCTTGGTGCGGGCAATGATCTCCGCCTACGACCGCGAGCGACCCCTCACGGCCCGGGAGAAGGCCAGCCTGCCGACGGAAGCCGCGATTGCCGCGCTGCGTTTCGCCACTACGCGCATCACCGACTACGCGATGCGGGCGCCGCCGGGGACGCCTCCGGCGCGTGACTTCCGGCGATTCCTCGCGCGGTTGGACGCGCTGGAGGCCGGCGCGGTGCGCTTCCCCTGATTGCGCGGGTGTCGACCCAGAACTACGTTAGGCCCGTTGGTCCGAAGCAAGGGAGAGCCGACGTGGCGAGCATTGGAGAGCTGGATTTCGAGGGTTTCGTCGCTGGGCGCAAGAAGACGCAACCGGGGGTGGAAGACAGCGGTGACACCCACGCCTACACCTACTCTTGGGACAAGAAGACACGGGCCACTTTCGAGACGCTGAAACCCGTAGAGCTGGCCGTCGCCGCCGGGGTGCGCATGTTCAAGCACATCGGCAAGGCCGAGCTGCTCGGCCACGCCGTGAAGGTCGGGCCGCGCCAGTTCCCGCGAGTTCATGGCTTGGCGGAGCAGTGCGCTCGCACGTTGGGCATCCCGACGCCGACGCTGTACGTGGTCAACAATCCCCACCTCAACGCGGCGACCTACGGCACCAACGACGATTCCTTCATCATGGTGCACTCCGCTCTCGTCGATCATCTGACCGACGAAGAGCTCAAGAGCGTGATTGGCCACGAGTGCGGGCACATCCACAACAACCACGTCGTGTATCTGACCGCGATGCACTACCTCACCCACATGGCGGGGCTCTTCATCCGTAGCATCAGTCTGCCGGCGTTGATCGCGCTCCGGGCTTGGTCGCGTCGCGCGGAGATCACCTGCGACCGCGCGGGGGCGTTGTGTGCGGGGGACCTGGACGTGGCCCTCCGGGCCCTGACGAAGCTCGCCCTCGGCTCCCAGAAGCTCTACCAAGAGCTGAACATCGAGGCGTTCCTGGAGCAGCACCAGGAAGCGCAGGAGAGCGTCGGTCGCTTCAGCGAGATCCTGGCTACCCACCCGTGGCTGCCCAAGCGCGTGCTGGCCCTGCGCACCTTCGGCGAGAGCGAGCTGTTCCGAAAGCACGTCGGCGCAGGTGAAACCGGCCTGACCATGGAGGAAGTGGACGAACAGGTCCACTCCGTCATCAAGGTCGTCGGTTGACCCTGGTCGCCCGCGTCGGGCCATGACAAGTGAGAAAGCCATGCTGGATGCCTTTCACGAGCGCAAGCTCGAGGTGATTTCCGCGCTCGCGGGGCTGACGGAGCTCGGCCGCGAAGTGGGCGCGAACACGCTTGCAGACCGCGTATCGGCGGACGTCGTGCAGAAGCTGGAGCGCGACCGCTTCCATCTGGTGGTGGTCGGGGAGTTCAATCACGGCAAGACGACCTTCGTGAACGCGCTCCTGGGCCAGAACGTGTTGCCCATCGGCGTCACGCCCACCACCGCGGTGATCCACCACATCGTGTGGGGGGAAGAGCCAAAGGCGCGGGTCGTGAACACCGACGGTACAGACGAGCCGCTGCCCTTCGACGACGTGCGCTCCTTCGCCGCTGGGGGACAGCGATCCCAGGACTCGGTCAGCTACCTCGAGGTTGCGCTGCCCGCGGAGCTCTTGCGCGAGCGCATCGTGCTGGTGGACACGCCCGGAGTGAACGATCTCTCCCTCACCCGAGCCGAGATCACCTACGGATACATCCCGCGCTCCGACGCCGTGCTGTTCGTCATCGACGCCGGGCAGCCCCTCAAGGAGAGCGAACGCCAGTTCCTCGAGCATCAACTGATTGGCAAGAGCCGAGACAAGATCGTCTTCGTGGTGGCCAAAGCCGACATCTGGTCGCCGGCCGAGCGCGAAGAAGCGCTCGCCTACGTCCAAAACCGTCTGGGTGCGCTGGTGGAAGCGCCGCCCGTCTTCGCCGTGAGCGCCCAAGCGGCTCTGGCCGGGCGTCGCGAGGAGAGCGGCCTGGTCGAGCTGACCCAGCACCTGACCCAGTTCCTGGCAGAGGAGCGCGGCAAGATCCTGCTCGACAACGCATTGGGCGAGGGGCTCTCCGCGGCGGGCGTCTTGTCTCGCGGGATCGACGCGCGTCGCCGTGCCGCCACCATGAGCGTGGCGCAGCTCGACAAGCGCATCGACCTCCTGCGCCAGGACCTCGCCGGTCACGCGGACACCATCGAGGAGCGCCGATTGATGATCCGCGAGGAGAGCGGGTCGATCAAAGCCTGGGCTCGTCGCGACCTGGATCGCTTCTGCGACGACGTCGTGCGGCAGCTCCCGGCGGTGGTGGAGCGCTCCACTTCGAGCGACTTGAAACAGCACCTCGGCCCGTTCCTCGAGCACGCCTTCAAGGAGTGGGCGGAGGCGGAGACGCGGGAGATCGGCGCTTCTCTCGAGAAGCTGGCGGAGCGCATGGTGGCGCTCGTCAAGGACGACGCCGAGGACGTCGGCAAGCGTGTCAGCGACACCATGGGCGCGGACCTCGTGACTCCCAGCATCGAGGTGGATCGCTTCGCATACGACGTGGGCATCTTCGCGGTGCTCAGCGTGGGCATGGGCGTGCTGTTCGCCAACGCCCTGCTCGGTGGCTTGTTGATCGCCGCGGCGCCCGCTCTCGCGCTGTGGAATCGCGGCCGCACGGAAGCGGAGATGAAGAAGCGCGCCCTGGAGCTCGCTCCGGTGGTGCTGCGCGAAACCGCTGCCAAGGTGGGCCCCAAGATCGACCAGATGGTGGACGAGTTCGCCGAGCGGCTCGACCAGTGGGTGGTGACCGCGGGTCAGGAGCTGCACAAGGAGATCATCGAAGTGCTCGCCGCAGTGCAGACAGAGCGTCGCGACGGAAGCGCAGATCGGGACCAGGAGCTCGAAGCGTGCACGCGGGGAGAAACGCGCCTCGCCGAGGTGCGCGCGCGCCTGGAGGAGCTTCGCGCCGCCCTCGCCGTGCGGCGCATCGGTGGAGAGGTGGCATCGTGAGCGTCGCTCGCGGCGGCCGCCTGCCCGACGGCGTGGATCAGGCGATGGAGGCCTTGAACACCAGCGTGCACGTCGACGCGGAGCTGTGGCGCGAGGACATCCAAGGGTCCATGGCGCACGCTCGCGGCCTGGCGAGCGCCGGTGTCATCAGCGATCAGGAAGCCAAGACGCTGGTCAGCGGTCTGGAGCAGGTGGCGAGCGAGATCGAGAGCGGGAAGCTCGTGTGGGATCGTCAGAAGGAAGACGTCCACATGAACGTGGAGGCCCGGCTCACCGAGATCGTCGGCGCCGTCGGGGGCAAGCTCCACACGGGCCGGTCCCGCAACGATCAGGTGGCCACGGACCTCCGGCTGTGGTCGCGAAGGAAGGCCGAAGAGGCGATCTCGGCCGTCGCCGAGCTGGGTCGCGTGATCGTGGATCGAGCGGAGACCGAGATCGACACGCTGATGCCGTCGTACACGCACCTGCAGCGCGCTCAGCCGAGTCGGCTGTCGCACCACTTGATGGCGTGGCAAGAGCTGCTGTTTCGAGATCGCGCACGCCTTCGAGATGCCCTCACGCGGCTGAACGAATCTCCGCTAGGGGCCGGGGCCGTCGCCGGGACCGGATTTCCTCTCGATCGCGAGGCCACGGCTCGAGCGCTTGGTTTCGAGCGCGCGATGAAGAACAGTCTCGACGCGACGGCGAGTCGAGACTTCCTGATGGAGCTCGCGAGCGGGCTCGCCATCCTCGGGGTTCACCTGTCGCGCATGGGCGAAGAGATTGTGCTGTGGTCGACCCAGGAGTTCGGCTTCATGACGCTGTCGGATCGCTTCGCGACCAGCTCCAGCATGATGCCGCAGAAGAAGAACCCGGACGTCGCAGAGCTGGTGCGCGGCAAGAGCGCCATCCTGGTCGGCACCGTGACGAGCCTGTTGGTACTCGAGAAGAGCCTGCCCTTCGGCTACGGCCGAGATCTGCAAGAGGACAAGCGTCCCATCTTCGACGCGTTCGATGCGGCGCTCACCTGCCTTCGGGCGCTCTCCGGCGCGATCGCCACGGCCACGTTCCATCGCGAGCGCCTCGCGGCCGCACTCGGCGGAGGACACGTGTGCGCGACGGATCTCGCCGATCTGCTGGTGCAGAAGGGCGTCCCGTTTCGCGAGGCACATCACGTGGTGGGCGCCATCGTGCGCGCCGCCGAGGAGCGAGGCGTGCAGATCGGCGAGCTGCCGCGGGACGTCCTCGCCGAAGCGCATCCGGCCCTCGACGGGCCCGACGTGGCTCGGGCGCTCGATCCCGCCCTCGCTGTGGAGCGTCGGGATCTGGTGGGTGGTCCGGCCAGGAGCCGCGTGCTGTCAGCCATCGCCGAAGCCCGCGCTCGCTGGGACGCCTGAGCGCCACGCCTGGCGCTTGGATGTCGCTGCGGCGCGGAACCGCGCTCAAAATCTGAGCGCCGCGGAAGAGCTCTGGGGCCCCACGTATTCCCAGCGCGAACGCCCTGGCTCCGAGCCCTCGAACACGCCGGCGCGCCACAGCACCACGGTGGTGACCATGGCTGCGCCCAGGCCCGCTCCGACGGCGACCCATGTGGGGAACGGCTTTTCGGTCCGCGGCTGCGGCGGACCCGAGTACACGACGCCGTCGCCGGACCTCCACGCCAGCAGGGGCCCGCAGCTCGCAGCCGTGCAGCTCGCGACGCTCACCCCGCCGCCCCGCCGCGGCACCGCCACGGCCCACTCGCTGCAGCGAACCGACGCGGGTGCCTGCACGCGTCCCTTGGCGATGCGCACGCCCGCGAGGTCGTCGCGGCTGCAGGCCACTGCGGACGGAACCGGAAGCGCGATGGCCCGCGCGGCCGGCTTCACCGCGACCCACCCCGCCCACACCAGCTCGCCGCGCCGGAGCACGCGAGCGTGGTGCTCGCCGGGGGGCGTGGACAGGGGTGGCGTCGCTCGGGTTTCGTCCCAGTACAGCACGTCGTCGGCTGCGAGCCCTCGAACGGCGATGGTAGTGGGCGCCGCCAACTGCGCGGGCGCGCGGTCCTCGCCCACGGCGCGAGCGCGGGGGCCTTCCAGCACCAGGGCCGCACGGGTGAGGCGTTCGGCTTCGGCCGCGCCGCCTTCGACTCCACCGCGGATGGACGCCTCCACCAAGTGACGTTCGGCCATCAGCCATCCGGCCTGGGGCAGCTCCGGATGCGCGACGAGCATGGCCTTGGCCTCCCCGGCCCGGGCCAAGGCGGTGTCGCTGTCGAGGGACGTGGCGGCGATCCGCGCCTGATCCAAGAGCCCCTCGATGGAGGCGACGAGCTTGGGGTCGTAGTGCTGGAGCGTCGCACTGCTCGGAGCGGGGTCCGAAAGCCGGATCCAGCGCGCCTGGGCCCAGGCGTCGAGGTCGGGCTGGGCCGCGGCGCGCGTCCCCGCCGTGCCGAGCCACAACAGCACCACGATGCGGCTCATCGGCGCTCCTCCGCCGTTTTCGGCCCCAGCGACGACCTCGGGCGCAAGGGGCGTGATCTGCGCGGCAAGGCTGCGCTATCGTGCGACGAATCACCGTGTCGACGCAAAGCTCGATGACGCTTCCGCCGGGCAGGGGAGGAACCCAGCGTGCAGCTTGATTTCGCCTCTCGCGAGCTCACGATAAAGCTCGTCTACTACGGCCCGGCCCTGAGCGGGAAGACGACGAACCTCCAGGCGCTGCACAAGGCCGCGAATCCGGACACCGCCGGCCGGTTGATGACGCTGGAAACCCGGGACGACCGCACGCTGTTCTTCGACCTCCTGCCGCTGACGTTCCGGGACAAGGGCGGCTTGAACGTGCGGATCAAGGTCTTCACGGTCCCCGGCCAGGTCATCCACGCCTCCACCCGGCGCCTGGTGGTACAGGGCGCGGATGGCGTCGCTTTCATCGCCGATTCTCAGGCGGCGGAGACGCAGCACAACGCCGACTCCTTCATGGACTTGAAGGAGAACCTCAAGTCCAACGGACTGAATCTCAAGCAGATGCCGCTGATCATTCAGTTCAACAAGCGGGATCTCCCCGACATCCGCAGCGACGACGAGATCGCGAGCTTGGCCGCTCAAGGGCGCGAGCCCGTGTACCTGGCGGTGGCCACCCGCGGGGAAGGAGTGGTGGAGAGCTTCATCGGACTCCTGCACCTGACGTGGAGCGCCCTCGACGCGGAACATGATCTGAACAAGAAGTTCGGCTTCGATTCGGCGGCGTTCATCCAGCGGGTGGCCGGTTCCCTGGGGGACCAGCGAAGCATGCAAGAGCTGCTCGGTACCTGCGTGGGCGGCGCCCTCGACGTGCTGCGACCGGAGGCGCTGGGCTGATGACGTCCTCGGCGCCGGACAAGGCCCTCGACGAGCTGACGCTGGGCAAGGGCGCGAGCCTCGAGGAGCTCGTGGATCGCGCCGCGCTCAGCGAGATGGCGCAGTCTTTTTACGAGCTGTTTCGGGTGCCGATTCGCATCTTCAGCGAAAGCGGCACGATCCTGGCGGACGCGACGGAACAGCCCGCCCTGTACGCCTATCTGAACACCACCAAGGGCGGCCGCCGAGCGCTGGGCGACGTGGTCATGGCGGTGAAGAACGCCAATCCAGGACTACACGGCGAGCTCGTCCAGGAGTGCGTGACGGGCGCGGTGTACCAGGTCGTGAGCATCAGCTACGACGAACGGCAGGTCGGTCGCTTGATCCTGGGACCGTTCCTGCCGCCCACCGAGACCGAGCCGCGACCCGCGCTCATCGCCTTGGACCCCGCCATCGACGCCGAGCGCGTACGGGACCTGCTGGCCGAGATGCCCCGGGCTCGCGAAGAGACGGTGCTCCAGATCGGGCGCCACCTCAAGAAGACGTTGGATCTGATCCTGTTCTCGGGGCACAAGGCGCTGCTCACGTCCAGCATGCACTTGGCGAGCGTGCGGGAGAGCTTCCGGGAGCTCAGCGAGAAGAACACCAAGCTGCAGGGCGCCTACGATCGACTCAAGGAGCTCGATCGCCTGAAGAGCAACTTTCTCGCCACGGTGTCCCACGAGCTTCGCACGCCGCTCACGTCCATCATCGGCTACTCGGAGATGTTGAACGAGGGCATTGCCGGAGATCTCACGAACGAGCAGAAGGAGTTCGTTTCCACCATCCACGAGAAGGGCCAGCAGCTCCTGGAGCTCATCAAGGGGCTCTTGGATCTGTCCAAGCTGGAGAGCGGGACGATGAGCCTGCGCAAGGCGGAGATCGACGTCTCCCCCGTCATCCGCGACGTCGCGCAGACGCTGACGCCCACGGCGCGCAAGAAGCAAGTGACGATAGACGTCCACGTGGAGCCGGGTTTGCCCACGATCTGGGCGGACGCCGAGCGCTTGCGCCAGGTGTTCTTGAACCTCACGGAGAACGCCATCAAGTTCACGCCGGACGAAGGCAAGGTGACCTTGGCCGTGGCCCCGAGCGTCCTCGAGCGCGCCCCCGACGGCGAGACCAGCGGCTTGGTTTTGTTGTCGGCTCGCCGCGCTGCCATCGAGGTTCGGGTCGCCGATACCGGCATTGGCATCCCGGAAGCGGAGCGGGCCCGGGTGTTCGATGCTTTCTACCAGGTGGACTCGAGCTCGACGCGCGTGCACGGCGGCACCGGCCTCGGCCTGTCCATCGTTCGCCGCTTGGTGGACGCCCACGACGGCACGGTGCACATCGAAGGCAACCAGCCTCAGGGTGCCGTGTTCGTGGTGCGCTTGCCCTGTCGTCGGACGACGATGGCGTGACCTCGAAGAGCGCCCTCGGCGAGCTCGAGGCCATCGAGCGCCTGGCCGCACGGTTCGGACAGCCTGCGCGGGGCGTGGAGCTCGCCATCGGCGACGACTGCGCAGTGCTGGACATACCAGGACGCGTGGTGTGGACCATCGACGACTGCGTGGAGGGCGTGCACTTCGAGCGCCGGCTCTCGAGCCTGGAGGACGTCGGCTACCGGTCCTTTGCCGCGGCCGTGAGCGACCTGGGGGCGATGGGCGCCACGCCCATTGCCGCGCTCTCGGCGCTGATGCTGCCCAAGGGCACCCGCCGCCGCGAGCTCGATGCCATCGCGCGGGGACAGGCCGAGGCGGCGGGCACGCACCGCTGTCCCGTCGTCGGCGGCAACATCGCGCGCGGGCCGGTGCTCGCCATCACCACCACCGCCATCGGCCGGGCGGACGAGCCCCTGACGCGCTCGGGGGCTTGCGACGGCGACGAGCTTTGGCTGGTCGGCCAGCTCGGCCTCGCTCGCGCAGGGCTCCTGCTCCTGCAGCGTCACGGCGCGCGGCGACCGCGAGGAGTGTCTCGCGCTGCCTTCGACGTCTGTGTTCAGGCCTGGCGGCGGCCCGCGGCGCTCTTGGCGCGGGGCAGGGCATTGGTGGGGCGGGCGACGGCGTGTCTCGACGTCTCGGATGGCCTCGCTGGCGACGCGGCGCACCTCGCGAAGGCGAGCAAACAGCGTGTGGTGGTCGAGGCGCAGGCGCTCGCTCGCGCGCTTCGCCCCGAGCTCGAAGAGGCGGCGAAGCTGCTGGGCACCACGGCGCTGGAGCTGGCGATCACGGGCGGCGAGGACTACGCGCTCTTGGCGACGGGGCCGCGAGAAAAGCGCCCACGTTGGGCGCGGCGCATTGGCCGCGTAGAGAGCGGGAAGGGCGCGCTGCTCGAAAGCGAGGGGCGCACCCGCCCGCTGCACCGCGGGTTCGACCACCTCCGCTGAAGCCGCACTCCCCGAACCCCTCGGCCCCTCGAAGCGACGCTCCAGCGCAGCGGGGACGGCGGGTCGAACCCCGGCGCCGTCCCCGCGATCACTGTCAATCAGTGACAGGCGGCGGGCATGCCCGCGCCCTTGAGGGCGCCCCGCACGACCGCAAGGACGCTACCGCTGCTCTTGCCCTGAGCCACAGCGGCGTTGCAGGCGGCGGCCGCTTGCAGCATGTACGCGTTGGTCGGGGGCGGCGCGTTGGCGGCGTTCTGAGCCAGCGCGTTGCAGCACGCCTTCAGGCTCGGCGCAGGCTTGTAGGGCCCGGTCTTCTTGGGGCCGGCTTCGGCGTCCGCGTCGCCTTCGTCACCAGCGTCCTCGATGGCCAGCTCGAGGGGAGCGCTCGGGGTGCTGACGGGAGCTGCGGACGGCAGTGGCGGCGGCGGCTCTTCCTTCTTGCAGCCGGCGTACGACACGACCGTGACCGGAAGCAAAAGCCCCAACAGGATGGGGGCGAGCAGGGAGCGGGTCACGGGGTGTGATGCATTGTTCATCTCGGTCCTCCGAGCGGGCGGGTGGCCCGCAGCAGCTTCTTGGTCAGACGTCGTCTGATGCATGGTGTTCAAGACGGCCTAGCAGGCGCCGGGGATCTTCACTCCCTGGACTTGGGCACGGATCAGCGTTCGGGCGGCAGACTCGTTGACCGAGCCCGCCTTCACCTTGACGGCGATCTGGTTGCAGATCGCCGTCGCGGATTTGTACTTGTTGGCCGTCAGCCCTCCCTTGGCGGCTTCGCTGCCCAAGGCGGCGCAACAGCTCTGCACCCGCGAATACGCAGCAGCGCTGCTGGTCCGCGCGGGAGCGGCGGACGCGGAAGGAGCAGCAGAGGCGGACGCGGAAGGCGCCGTGGTCGTTGCTTTGACCGTAGCGACGGCGGTGGGCTTGGGTGCCGTCGTGGGCTCCGCGCTGGCAGCTTCGGGCGCCGCGGAGTCGGAGGCTGCCGGCGCCGTGCTGGGCTCGACGGCGGCGGACGGCGCGGGCGCAGGCTCGGGCGCGGCGGAGGCGGACGCCGCCGTCTCCTCGCCGCCCTTCTTGCAGGCAACGAGGGTCAGCGCGACGACGCACAGCACGGAAGCGCTCCCCTTCAGGGACATCGCTCACCCTTTTACTAGAGCGCGGCGCGATTTGCCTAGGCCGGGGCATGCTCCAAGGTGACAACGCTCGGGCGCCGCGACGCTTTCAGGCATACGAAATTGCTCTGTTAAATCGACGGGTTACGGGGTGGGTGTCGGGAGGTTCCGCGGCGTCCCGACAAACTCCTGCCCATGGAACGACGACGGGCCAGCCTGGGGGCCGGCCCGTCGGTGGCTGCTTCGCCGAGGGAAGGCTCAGCTACAGCCCATGCTGTTTCCGCAGTTCAGGCACTTGTAGCAAGCGCCGTTGCGCACGGTGATGTGCCCGCAGCCGTCGCACACGGGCGCGTCGCCCATCATCTCTTCCAGCTGCGCGTCGAGGGCGCCGTGCACGTCGGTGCCCACGAGATTGGCGGGGTCCTCGCTCTTCGGCGCTTCCGCCTCGGACTCGATGGGCGTCGTCGGATCCTCGATGGTGGCCGGCGTCTCCGCGGGCTTCACCTGGGCGAAGTCGTAGCGCTTCAGGTACTCCACGCCCAGCACACGGAAGATGTAGTCCACGATGGAGGTGGAGAACTTGATGTTCGGGTGGCCCGTCACCACACCGTGAGGCTCGAAGCGCGTGAAGGTGAACTGCTCGACGAAGGTGTCCAGCGGCACGCCATATTGCAGACCAATGGACACGCTCATGGCGAAACAGTTCATCAGCGAGCGGAAGGCGGCGCCTTCCTTGTGCATGTCGATGAAGATCTCGCCCAAGGTGCCGTCGTCGTAGTCGCCCGTGCGGAGGAACACCTTGTGGCCGCCCACCAGCGCTTCCTGCGTGAAGCCGCTGCGCTTCTTGGGCAAGCGCACTCGGGTGCCCTGCGGACGGGTGAGGGGGG
This portion of the Polyangiaceae bacterium genome encodes:
- the argH gene encoding argininosuccinate lyase — encoded protein: MEALNTSVHVDAELWREDIQGSMAHARGLASAGVISDQEAKTLVSGLEQVASEIESGKLVWDRQKEDVHMNVEARLTEIVGAVGGKLHTGRSRNDQVATDLRLWSRRKAEEAISAVAELGRVIVDRAETEIDTLMPSYTHLQRAQPSRLSHHLMAWQELLFRDRARLRDALTRLNESPLGAGAVAGTGFPLDREATARALGFERAMKNSLDATASRDFLMELASGLAILGVHLSRMGEEIVLWSTQEFGFMTLSDRFATSSSMMPQKKNPDVAELVRGKSAILVGTVTSLLVLEKSLPFGYGRDLQEDKRPIFDAFDAALTCLRALSGAIATATFHRERLAAALGGGHVCATDLADLLVQKGVPFREAHHVVGAIVRAAEERGVQIGELPRDVLAEAHPALDGPDVARALDPALAVERRDLVGGPARSRVLSAIAEARARWDA
- a CDS encoding M48 family metallopeptidase, with protein sequence MASIGELDFEGFVAGRKKTQPGVEDSGDTHAYTYSWDKKTRATFETLKPVELAVAAGVRMFKHIGKAELLGHAVKVGPRQFPRVHGLAEQCARTLGIPTPTLYVVNNPHLNAATYGTNDDSFIMVHSALVDHLTDEELKSVIGHECGHIHNNHVVYLTAMHYLTHMAGLFIRSISLPALIALRAWSRRAEITCDRAGALCAGDLDVALRALTKLALGSQKLYQELNIEAFLEQHQEAQESVGRFSEILATHPWLPKRVLALRTFGESELFRKHVGAGETGLTMEEVDEQVHSVIKVVG
- a CDS encoding gliding motility protein, which encodes MQLDFASRELTIKLVYYGPALSGKTTNLQALHKAANPDTAGRLMTLETRDDRTLFFDLLPLTFRDKGGLNVRIKVFTVPGQVIHASTRRLVVQGADGVAFIADSQAAETQHNADSFMDLKENLKSNGLNLKQMPLIIQFNKRDLPDIRSDDEIASLAAQGREPVYLAVATRGEGVVESFIGLLHLTWSALDAEHDLNKKFGFDSAAFIQRVAGSLGDQRSMQELLGTCVGGALDVLRPEALG
- a CDS encoding PocR ligand-binding domain-containing protein, whose translation is MTSSAPDKALDELTLGKGASLEELVDRAALSEMAQSFYELFRVPIRIFSESGTILADATEQPALYAYLNTTKGGRRALGDVVMAVKNANPGLHGELVQECVTGAVYQVVSISYDERQVGRLILGPFLPPTETEPRPALIALDPAIDAERVRDLLAEMPRAREETVLQIGRHLKKTLDLILFSGHKALLTSSMHLASVRESFRELSEKNTKLQGAYDRLKELDRLKSNFLATVSHELRTPLTSIIGYSEMLNEGIAGDLTNEQKEFVSTIHEKGQQLLELIKGLLDLSKLESGTMSLRKAEIDVSPVIRDVAQTLTPTARKKQVTIDVHVEPGLPTIWADAERLRQVFLNLTENAIKFTPDEGKVTLAVAPSVLERAPDGETSGLVLLSARRAAIEVRVADTGIGIPEAERARVFDAFYQVDSSSTRVHGGTGLGLSIVRRLVDAHDGTVHIEGNQPQGAVFVVRLPCRRTTMA
- a CDS encoding homoserine kinase: MSASRRVTYSGGFGIFCTMAKLTELSMAAARHLLERYGRDVIALEPLAAGSVNSNFRITTSSGEVLFARIYEEADELGARAELLLLDELSQAGVPTVRAIRTGGGDAFCMHENKPFSVYPWVEGHIRCQATVSEADALRVGAALARVHSTDVRRIPAGRFGLGDLRRRLERIERDAPEYRSDVRFIRERLAHYERLREPSLPAGLIHGDLFRDNVLFGSDGIVALLDFESACHGPFVYDLMVTVEAWCYSDGFQDRLVRAMISAYDRERPLTAREKASLPTEAAIAALRFATTRITDYAMRAPPGTPPARDFRRFLARLDALEAGAVRFP
- the thiL gene encoding thiamine-phosphate kinase; this translates as MTSKSALGELEAIERLAARFGQPARGVELAIGDDCAVLDIPGRVVWTIDDCVEGVHFERRLSSLEDVGYRSFAAAVSDLGAMGATPIAALSALMLPKGTRRRELDAIARGQAEAAGTHRCPVVGGNIARGPVLAITTTAIGRADEPLTRSGACDGDELWLVGQLGLARAGLLLLQRHGARRPRGVSRAAFDVCVQAWRRPAALLARGRALVGRATACLDVSDGLAGDAAHLAKASKQRVVVEAQALARALRPELEEAAKLLGTTALELAITGGEDYALLATGPREKRPRWARRIGRVESGKGALLESEGRTRPLHRGFDHLR
- a CDS encoding dynamin family protein; protein product: MLDAFHERKLEVISALAGLTELGREVGANTLADRVSADVVQKLERDRFHLVVVGEFNHGKTTFVNALLGQNVLPIGVTPTTAVIHHIVWGEEPKARVVNTDGTDEPLPFDDVRSFAAGGQRSQDSVSYLEVALPAELLRERIVLVDTPGVNDLSLTRAEITYGYIPRSDAVLFVIDAGQPLKESERQFLEHQLIGKSRDKIVFVVAKADIWSPAEREEALAYVQNRLGALVEAPPVFAVSAQAALAGRREESGLVELTQHLTQFLAEERGKILLDNALGEGLSAAGVLSRGIDARRRAATMSVAQLDKRIDLLRQDLAGHADTIEERRLMIREESGSIKAWARRDLDRFCDDVVRQLPAVVERSTSSDLKQHLGPFLEHAFKEWAEAETREIGASLEKLAERMVALVKDDAEDVGKRVSDTMGADLVTPSIEVDRFAYDVGIFAVLSVGMGVLFANALLGGLLIAAAPALALWNRGRTEAEMKKRALELAPVVLRETAAKVGPKIDQMVDEFAERLDQWVVTAGQELHKEIIEVLAAVQTERRDGSADRDQELEACTRGETRLAEVRARLEELRAALAVRRIGGEVAS
- a CDS encoding acyltransferase, with the translated sequence MNNASHPVTRSLLAPILLGLLLPVTVVSYAGCKKEEPPPPLPSAAPVSTPSAPLELAIEDAGDEGDADAEAGPKKTGPYKPAPSLKACCNALAQNAANAPPPTNAYMLQAAAACNAAVAQGKSSGSVLAVVRGALKGAGMPAACH